One Sinobacterium norvegicum genomic window carries:
- a CDS encoding PLP-dependent cysteine synthase family protein, which translates to MKKTNWLRWAVEQIERDFNRSSDTHLIKLELPILARNDIDVYLKDESTHPTQSLKHRLARSLFLYGLCNGWILKNTPIIESSSGSTAVSEAYFAKLLGLDFIAVVPDTTAVSKLDEIRFWGGQIELVPSQKIYSHAEALARQLNGHYMDQFTFAERATDWRGNNNIAESIFKQMTLEKYPVPRYIVMSAGTGGTSATIGRYIRYSSHGESDETTQLIVADPENSVFYDYYQSGDASLTSEVGSRIEGIGRPRVEASFMASIIDEMKRVSDADSLATIHFLERYLGKRVGASTGTNMYAVFEIIERMIVNGESGSIVTLICDAGNRYANTYYDSAWLASNGFDLAPSISKLEHFIATGRLC; encoded by the coding sequence ATGAAAAAAACCAACTGGCTACGCTGGGCTGTTGAGCAGATTGAGAGAGACTTTAATCGCTCCTCAGACACCCATCTGATCAAGCTTGAACTGCCGATTTTGGCGCGCAATGACATCGATGTCTATCTCAAAGATGAGTCCACTCATCCGACACAAAGCCTTAAGCATCGCCTGGCCCGATCACTATTCCTCTATGGCCTGTGCAATGGCTGGATTTTAAAAAACACCCCGATTATTGAGTCTTCCTCCGGGAGTACGGCGGTATCAGAGGCCTATTTTGCCAAACTGTTGGGGCTGGATTTTATCGCGGTGGTGCCCGATACAACGGCGGTATCAAAGCTCGATGAGATTCGTTTTTGGGGTGGCCAAATTGAGTTGGTGCCGAGCCAGAAGATTTATAGTCACGCCGAGGCATTAGCCCGCCAACTCAACGGCCATTATATGGATCAGTTTACCTTTGCTGAACGTGCAACGGACTGGCGCGGTAACAATAATATTGCCGAGAGCATTTTTAAACAGATGACGCTGGAGAAGTATCCGGTGCCTCGCTATATCGTCATGTCGGCAGGCACCGGTGGAACCAGTGCGACGATTGGTCGTTATATCCGTTATTCCTCGCATGGCGAAAGTGACGAAACCACTCAGCTCATCGTCGCCGATCCCGAAAACTCTGTCTTCTACGACTACTACCAAAGTGGCGATGCCAGTCTAACCAGTGAGGTTGGTTCCCGTATCGAGGGTATTGGCAGACCGCGGGTCGAGGCCAGTTTTATGGCCAGTATTATCGATGAAATGAAGCGAGTGAGCGATGCGGATAGCTTGGCGACGATACATTTTCTTGAACGCTATCTGGGCAAACGCGTGGGCGCCTCCACCGGCACCAATATGTATGCGGTGTTTGAGATTATTGAGCGGATGATTGTTAACGGCGAGTCGGGTTCTATTGTGACGTTGATTTGTGATGCCGGTAACCGTTATGCCAATACTTATTATGACAGTGCTTGGCTGGCTTCAAATGGCTTTGATTTGGCGCCGTCTATCAGCAAGTTAGAGCATTTTATCGCCACTGGCAGGCTCTGTTAA
- a CDS encoding NUDIX hydrolase: MVKTQALLQDKWQDFEPVLDQHRHTNRRSAVTLSLREHRGDLEVLMMQRAQRDGDPWSGQMSFPGGRMDPQDRHSYDAAVRECQEEVGIDLLTDAVTIGRMSDVHTHMKAGPAAMTVSAYLFYLDKTPAIYPNYEVADTIWLPLSYLADQSNRTTMEWQREGEEAMVLPCYYYQQKQVWGLSLLMLDELVSVVV, from the coding sequence GTGGTCAAGACACAGGCGCTTTTACAGGATAAATGGCAGGATTTCGAGCCAGTACTCGATCAGCATCGACACACCAACAGGCGCTCGGCGGTGACGCTGTCGCTTCGTGAACACCGCGGTGACCTTGAAGTATTGATGATGCAGCGGGCACAGCGTGACGGTGATCCGTGGTCGGGGCAGATGAGCTTTCCCGGCGGCAGAATGGACCCACAGGATCGTCATAGCTATGATGCCGCTGTGCGTGAGTGCCAAGAAGAGGTGGGTATCGACCTGCTCACTGATGCGGTGACTATTGGCCGCATGTCGGATGTCCACACCCATATGAAAGCTGGTCCAGCGGCGATGACGGTGTCGGCCTACCTGTTTTATCTCGACAAGACACCGGCTATTTACCCAAACTACGAGGTTGCCGATACGATTTGGCTTCCGCTGAGTTATTTAGCTGATCAGTCTAACCGCACGACGATGGAGTGGCAGCGCGAGGGGGAGGAAGCGATGGTTTTGCCCTGCTATTACTACCAACAGAAACAAGTCTGGGGTTTGAGTTTATTAATGCTGGATGAGTTGGTATCTGTGGTTGTTTGA
- a CDS encoding tetratricopeptide repeat protein codes for MKAKLLSIAALLVMTGCSSTTTVPVSAPSDDSSKQVVPATSTQPASSRNIEPTTKSANNGSQSAVERLLDQAQQQQQQGRYSSASSSIERAIRIAPSNPVPYAQLAKLKQHMGDNNSARQLANKALSLQPPASTRREMRSLLDSI; via the coding sequence ATGAAGGCCAAGTTATTATCCATAGCAGCTCTGTTAGTGATGACAGGTTGTAGCAGTACCACGACGGTGCCTGTCTCGGCGCCGAGTGATGATTCGTCGAAGCAGGTGGTGCCAGCTACGTCGACGCAACCCGCCTCCAGCCGCAACATTGAGCCGACGACAAAGTCGGCTAATAATGGTTCGCAGTCGGCAGTCGAGCGGTTGCTCGATCAAGCACAGCAACAGCAACAGCAGGGGCGCTATTCGTCTGCATCATCGAGTATTGAGCGGGCGATACGCATTGCCCCATCCAATCCAGTGCCCTATGCGCAGCTGGCCAAGCTCAAACAGCACATGGGCGACAATAATAGTGCCCGGCAATTGGCTAACAAGGCCTTGTCGCTGCAGCCACCGGCTTCAACTCGGCGAGAAATGCGCAGTTTATTGGATAGCATTTAA